Proteins from one Streptosporangiales bacterium genomic window:
- a CDS encoding MarR family transcriptional regulator has translation MKTQVSTSDLAASLVSLSGQLIRVVGAKTQVAMSTTQARVLARLRDDGPQRVTELARAERCTQPSMTTLVDRLARAGWAAKRADDADGRAVLVGITDEGLRQVAATKAAMAKVFEPHLEQLDATQLEQLTSYTELLQRMMEDLDN, from the coding sequence GTGAAGACACAGGTCTCGACCTCGGACCTCGCGGCATCGCTGGTCAGCCTCAGCGGTCAGCTGATCCGCGTGGTCGGTGCGAAGACGCAGGTCGCGATGTCCACGACCCAGGCCAGGGTGCTGGCCAGGCTGCGTGACGACGGGCCGCAGCGGGTCACCGAGCTGGCCAGGGCAGAGCGCTGCACACAGCCGTCGATGACGACGCTCGTGGATCGGTTGGCACGCGCCGGGTGGGCCGCCAAGCGGGCCGACGACGCGGACGGCCGGGCGGTGCTCGTCGGGATCACCGACGAGGGCCTGCGGCAGGTAGCCGCGACCAAGGCGGCGATGGCGAAGGTGTTCGAGCCGCACCTGGAGCAGCTCGACGCCACCCAGCTGGAGCAGCTGACCAGCTACACCGAACTGCTGCAACGGATGATGGAGGACCTCGACAACTGA
- a CDS encoding RidA family protein: MTTPEQRLAELGLELPAVVPPVASYVPAVVSGSYVYVSGQVPIVDGELAVAGRLGVDVDVDEAKQAARTCALNALAAVKSVTGDLDKVKRVVKLLGFVNSAPDFAQQPQVVNGASDLLGEVFGERGQHARSAIGVAALPLNAPVEVEMIVEV; this comes from the coding sequence ATGACGACGCCAGAACAGCGCCTCGCCGAGCTCGGTCTCGAACTGCCGGCCGTCGTGCCGCCCGTCGCCTCGTACGTGCCCGCGGTGGTCAGCGGGTCGTACGTCTACGTCTCGGGCCAGGTGCCCATCGTGGACGGTGAGCTGGCGGTCGCCGGACGTCTCGGCGTGGACGTGGACGTGGACGAGGCGAAGCAGGCGGCGCGCACCTGCGCGCTCAACGCGCTCGCTGCCGTGAAGTCCGTGACCGGCGACCTCGACAAGGTCAAACGCGTGGTCAAGCTGCTCGGCTTCGTGAACAGCGCGCCCGACTTCGCGCAGCAGCCGCAGGTGGTGAACGGCGCCAGCGACCTGCTCGGCGAGGTGTTCGGCGAGCGCGGGCAGCACGCCCGCAGCGCGATCGGTGTCGCCGCGTTGCCACTGAACGCGCCGGTCGAGGTCGAGATGATCGTCGAGGTGTAA
- a CDS encoding WhiB family transcriptional regulator, with translation MTWNETWALSAACKGGDPDRLFVRGAEQNHAKRICTSCPVRTECLAYALDHGMEYGVWGGMTERERRSLLRQRSDVRSWRNLLEAARSDWEATEVA, from the coding sequence ATGACATGGAACGAAACGTGGGCACTTTCTGCCGCCTGCAAGGGTGGCGACCCGGACAGGTTGTTCGTCCGAGGCGCGGAACAGAATCATGCAAAGCGTATCTGCACGAGCTGCCCGGTACGTACGGAATGCTTGGCCTACGCACTCGACCATGGCATGGAGTACGGAGTGTGGGGTGGCATGACCGAACGTGAACGACGGTCGCTGCTGCGTCAGCGCAGCGACGTGCGCTCATGGCGGAACCTGCTAGAGGCCGCCCGTTCCGACTGGGAAGCCACCGAGGTCGCGTAG
- a CDS encoding MFS transporter, with protein sequence MSVGTSNDTAERPSILRQPKAVWAVAFASVIAFMGIGLVDPILKPIAEQLDASPSQVSLLFTSYLLIIGVAMLVTGVISSRIGSKKTLLAGLVLIVVFSALAGASDTIGQIIGFRAGWGLGNSLFIATALSAIVGSASGGVASAIILYEAALGVGIASGPLVGGLLGEISWRGPFFGVAVLMAVAFIITMVLLPKGEAPVSRSSLLDPFRALRHRSLLTVGITALCYNFGFFALLAYTPFPLAMGALEIGFVFCGWGIGVAVSSVFVAPLLQRRFGTMPVLLTVLAAFAAVLAVMAIGTDSKPVLVACVVTSGLLMGVNNTLITETVMVAAPVERPVASAAYSFVRFTGGATAPWLAGKLGETFNPHLPFWVGAAVVLVAFVVLSTGRRVLAHVDDHRPRGAPAMTVGSRT encoded by the coding sequence ATGAGCGTGGGGACGAGCAACGACACCGCGGAAAGACCCAGCATTCTCCGGCAGCCCAAGGCCGTGTGGGCGGTGGCGTTCGCCAGCGTCATCGCGTTCATGGGCATCGGGTTGGTCGACCCGATTCTGAAACCCATCGCGGAACAGCTCGACGCCTCGCCGTCCCAGGTCTCCCTGCTGTTCACCAGCTACCTGCTGATCATCGGCGTAGCCATGCTGGTGACCGGCGTCATCTCCAGCCGGATCGGCTCGAAGAAGACGCTGCTAGCCGGGCTCGTGCTCATCGTCGTGTTCAGCGCGCTGGCCGGCGCGTCCGACACCATCGGCCAGATCATCGGCTTCCGCGCCGGCTGGGGGCTGGGCAACTCGCTGTTCATCGCGACCGCGCTCTCGGCCATCGTGGGCTCGGCCAGCGGCGGGGTGGCGAGCGCGATCATCCTGTACGAGGCCGCGCTCGGCGTCGGTATCGCCAGCGGCCCGCTGGTCGGCGGCCTGCTCGGTGAGATCAGCTGGCGCGGGCCGTTCTTCGGCGTCGCCGTGCTCATGGCGGTCGCCTTCATCATCACCATGGTCCTGCTGCCGAAGGGCGAGGCGCCGGTATCGCGCAGCTCCCTGCTCGACCCGTTCCGTGCGTTGCGGCACCGGTCGCTGCTCACCGTCGGCATCACGGCCCTCTGCTACAACTTCGGCTTCTTCGCGCTGCTCGCGTACACGCCGTTCCCGCTCGCCATGGGCGCGCTTGAGATCGGGTTCGTCTTCTGCGGCTGGGGCATCGGTGTCGCGGTGTCGTCGGTGTTCGTCGCGCCGCTGCTGCAGCGCAGGTTCGGCACCATGCCGGTGCTGCTCACGGTGCTTGCGGCATTCGCCGCCGTGCTCGCCGTGATGGCGATCGGTACGGACAGCAAGCCGGTGCTCGTCGCCTGCGTGGTGACCAGCGGACTCCTGATGGGCGTGAACAACACCCTGATCACCGAGACGGTCATGGTCGCCGCGCCGGTCGAGCGGCCGGTCGCGTCCGCTGCGTACAGCTTCGTCCGGTTCACCGGCGGCGCGACCGCGCCCTGGCTGGCGGGCAAGCTCGGCGAGACCTTCAACCCGCACCTGCCGTTCTGGGTCGGCGCGGCAGTGGTGCTGGTGGCGTTCGTCGTGCTCAGCACCGGCCGGCGGGTGCTCGCCCACGTGGACGACCATCGCCCTAGGGGAGCGCCGGCCATGACGGTAGGGTCGCGCACATGA
- a CDS encoding AAA family ATPase, with product MSPTKTARSRLAVDKLLANRRTRIVVCCGSGGVGKTTTAAALGLRAAELGRSTVVLTIDPARRLAQSMGLAELDNVPRRVPGVDTSAGGDLWAMMLDMKRTFDEIVEAHTDPKRASQILANPFYQSLSAGFAGTQEYMAMEKLGQLRAADEWDLIVVDTPPSRSALDFLDAPERLGRFLDGRFIRLLVGPAKSGGRTYLKMLTAGFGMVTGALTKVLGTQLLKDAQTFVTALDTMFGGFRERADATYRLLQASGTAFLVVAAPEPDALREASYFVERLSRDSMPLAGLVLNRVHPLDPGLPGQAAGRIRLSADRSAAAAELLQESGTQPLAAAALRLHADRVVLRAREERLRDGFVAAHPRIPIVDVPALPTDVHDLADLRRVGTALGDH from the coding sequence ATGAGCCCCACGAAGACCGCGCGCAGCCGGTTGGCCGTCGACAAGCTGCTCGCGAACCGGCGGACGAGGATCGTGGTCTGCTGTGGCTCCGGCGGCGTCGGCAAGACGACCACCGCGGCGGCGCTCGGGCTGCGGGCCGCGGAGCTGGGCAGGAGCACCGTCGTGCTCACCATCGACCCGGCCAGGCGGCTGGCGCAGTCGATGGGGCTCGCCGAGCTGGACAACGTGCCCAGGCGGGTGCCGGGCGTCGACACGTCGGCCGGCGGCGACCTGTGGGCGATGATGCTCGACATGAAGCGCACCTTCGACGAGATCGTCGAGGCGCACACCGATCCCAAGCGGGCCAGCCAGATCCTCGCGAACCCGTTCTACCAGTCGCTGTCGGCCGGCTTCGCCGGCACGCAGGAGTACATGGCGATGGAGAAGCTCGGCCAGCTGCGCGCCGCGGACGAGTGGGACCTGATCGTCGTGGACACCCCGCCGAGCAGGTCGGCACTGGACTTCCTGGATGCGCCGGAGCGGCTCGGCCGGTTCCTCGACGGCCGGTTCATCCGGCTGCTCGTCGGCCCGGCGAAGAGCGGCGGGCGCACCTACCTGAAGATGCTCACCGCCGGGTTCGGCATGGTCACCGGGGCACTCACCAAGGTGCTCGGCACGCAGCTGCTGAAGGACGCGCAGACCTTCGTCACTGCCCTCGACACCATGTTCGGCGGGTTCAGGGAACGCGCCGACGCTACGTACCGGCTGCTGCAGGCGAGCGGCACCGCATTCCTGGTCGTCGCCGCCCCAGAGCCGGACGCGCTACGGGAGGCGTCGTACTTCGTGGAACGGCTCAGCCGCGACTCGATGCCGCTGGCCGGGCTGGTGCTCAACCGCGTACACCCGCTCGACCCCGGCCTCCCCGGCCAGGCCGCCGGCCGCATCCGGCTCAGCGCGGACCGCAGCGCGGCAGCGGCGGAGCTGCTCCAGGAGAGCGGCACCCAGCCGCTCGCGGCGGCCGCCCTACGGCTGCACGCCGACCGCGTCGTCCTGCGCGCCAGGGAGGAGCGGCTGCGCGACGGCTTCGTCGCCGCGCACCCACGCATCCCGATCGTCGACGTGCCCGCACTGCCGACCGACGTACACGACCTGGCCGACCTCAGGCGGGTCGGCACCGCCCTCGGCGACCACTGA
- a CDS encoding ATPase, translated as MGSETTPAAGSGWGETRLHFVTGKGGTGKTTVAGALALSLAAEGRRTLLVEVEGRQGIAQLFDVAPLPYEERRVAVARDGGEVYALAVDPEAALLDYLDMFYKLGRAGRSLERLGVVDFVTTVAPGLRDVLLTGKAAESVRRRSGSGYAYDAVVVDAPPTGRIARFLNVSNEVAGIARMGPVRTHADLVLGVIRSAQTAVHFVSLLEEMPVQETVDGVAELEQTGIATGAVVVNMTRNRLLPTAQLAAAARGEVDTDALQAGLTTARLNPSAEAVRALAAELTDHALRVSAEDEARETLEKLDRPTIELPFLPHGVDIGALHELAEAIEEQVANWTRR; from the coding sequence GTGGGGAGCGAGACGACTCCGGCGGCGGGCAGTGGGTGGGGCGAGACCCGCCTGCACTTCGTCACCGGCAAGGGGGGCACGGGCAAGACCACGGTCGCCGGCGCGCTCGCCCTGTCACTGGCCGCCGAGGGCAGGCGCACCCTGCTCGTCGAGGTCGAGGGTCGGCAGGGCATCGCGCAGCTGTTCGACGTGGCACCGCTGCCGTACGAGGAGCGGCGGGTGGCCGTCGCCCGCGACGGCGGCGAGGTGTACGCGCTGGCCGTCGACCCGGAGGCCGCGCTGCTCGACTACCTGGACATGTTCTACAAGCTCGGCCGCGCGGGCCGCAGCCTGGAACGGCTCGGCGTGGTCGACTTCGTCACCACCGTGGCGCCCGGCCTGCGCGACGTCCTACTCACCGGCAAGGCGGCCGAGTCCGTACGGCGGCGCAGCGGCAGCGGCTACGCGTACGACGCGGTCGTCGTCGACGCACCGCCGACCGGCCGGATCGCCAGGTTCCTGAACGTGTCCAACGAGGTCGCGGGCATCGCCCGGATGGGCCCCGTACGTACCCACGCCGACCTGGTGCTCGGCGTGATCAGGTCCGCGCAGACGGCGGTGCACTTCGTCTCGCTGCTGGAGGAGATGCCGGTGCAGGAGACCGTCGACGGCGTCGCGGAGCTGGAGCAGACCGGCATCGCGACCGGCGCGGTCGTCGTGAACATGACCCGCAACCGGCTGCTGCCCACCGCGCAGCTCGCGGCCGCGGCACGCGGCGAGGTGGACACCGACGCGCTGCAGGCCGGCCTCACCACCGCCCGGCTGAACCCCAGCGCCGAGGCCGTACGGGCGCTCGCCGCCGAGCTCACCGACCACGCCCTCCGGGTAAGCGCGGAGGACGAGGCCCGCGAGACCCTGGAGAAACTCGACCGACCGACGATCGAGCTACCGTTCCTGCCGCACGGCGTGGACATCGGCGCCCTGCACGAACTGGCAGAGGCGATCGAGGAGCAAGTCGCCAACTGGACCCGGCGATGA
- a CDS encoding DUF4177 domain-containing protein, which translates to MTKWEYATVPLLIHATKEILDTWGEDGWELVTVVPGPNPENVVGYLKREKA; encoded by the coding sequence ATGACGAAGTGGGAATACGCAACTGTGCCGCTGCTCATCCACGCCACGAAGGAGATCCTGGACACCTGGGGCGAGGACGGGTGGGAGCTCGTCACGGTCGTTCCCGGTCCCAACCCGGAGAACGTGGTGGGCTACCTGAAGCGGGAGAAGGCCTGA